A genomic segment from Oncorhynchus clarkii lewisi isolate Uvic-CL-2024 chromosome 14, UVic_Ocla_1.0, whole genome shotgun sequence encodes:
- the LOC139366001 gene encoding proteinase-activated receptor 4-like, with protein MALSAPAGTLLLLFFLSSLLHGCSPSSTTEECTGVRLRSFTLMSKCNFTTLNDKQIKEVQASTTVLYVPILYIIAFTLGLPANLLALWVLLFRTKKLPSTILLINLTATDLMILIVLPFRIVYHLQGNNWAFGEPFCRVVTALFYGNMYGSVLCLAFIAVDRYVALVHPFGAKTLRSRRTSFYMSLCVWVVVLAAMLPLLISRQSYTLDEPRITTCHDSLPEEVHENYFLPYFLTLFFLSFLLPLLVVLYCYISVIRTLVAGGQRYAHAMRVTMLVLVVFVGCLLPSNVLLLMHYSDSYLVDNGEDLYVPYMVSLAVSTLNSCIDPFIFYYISDDFRDKVIMVLCCRGNNGRDSSTGNQVAYSSSLKGTQKSKVILLSMSSQRPGTSEGEAA; from the exons ATGGCTCTCTCTGCCCCAGCTGGGACTCTTCTTTTGctgttctttctctcctctcttctacatGGCTGTTCCCCATCTTCCACCACGGAGGAATGCACTGGCGTCC GGCTGCGCTCCTTTACACTGATGTCCAAGTGTAATTTCACCACCCTGAACGACAAGCAGATCAAGGAGGTGCAGGCTTCCACCACTGTGCTCTACGTACCCATCCTCTACATAATTGCCTTCACTCTGGGCCTCCCGGCTAACCTCCTGGCACTGTGGGTCCTTCTGTTCCGTACCAAGAAGCTGCCCTCCACCATCCTCCTCATCAACCTCACCGCCACCGACCTCATGATACTGATTGTGCTCCCGTTCCGCATCGTCTACCACTTACAGGGCAACAACTGGGCCTTCGGTGAGCCATTCTGCCGCGTGGTCACGGCGCTCTTCTACGGCAACATGTACGGCTCGGTGCTGTGTCTGGCATTCATCGCTGTGGACCGGTACGTGGCTTTGGTGCACCCGTTTGGTGCCAAGACCCTCCGCAGCCGCCGCACCTCTTTCTACATGAGCctatgtgtgtgggtggtggtgTTGGCTGCCATGCTGCCTCTCCTCATCTCGCGCCAGTCCTACACACTGGATGAGCCGCGCATCACCACCTGCCATGACTCACTGCCTGAGGAGGTGCACGAGAACTACTTCCTGCCCTACTTCCTCACACTCTTTTTTCTCAGCTTCCTGCTCCCCCTTCTGGTCGTCCTCTACTGCTACATCTCTGTGATACGCACCCTGGTGGCAGGAGGGCAGCGCTACGCCCACGCCATGCGTGTCACCATGTTGGTCCTGGTGGTGTTTGTGGGCTGCCTGCTGCCCAGCAACGTCCTCCTCCTCATGCACTACTCAGACTCCTATCTGGTGGACAATGGAGAGGATCTGTATGTGCCCTACATGGTTAGCCTAGCCGTTAGCACGTTGAATAGCTGCATCGACCCCTTCATCTTCTACTACATCTCCGACGACTTCAGGGACAAGGTCATAATGGTGCTGTGTTGCCGCGGCAACAATGGGAGAGACTCGTCCACGGGGAATCAGGTGGCCTATTCGTCCTCCTTAAAGGGGACACAAAAGTCAAAGGTCATACTGCTGTCCATGTCTAGTCAGAGGCCGGGGACGTCAGAGGGGGAGGCAGCATGA